Proteins encoded by one window of Bubalus bubalis isolate 160015118507 breed Murrah chromosome 4, NDDB_SH_1, whole genome shotgun sequence:
- the LOC102392340 gene encoding conglutinin-like → MLLLPLSVLLLLTQPWRSLGAEMKIYSQKTLANACTLVMCSPLESSLPGRDGQDGREGPRGEKGDPGSPGPAGRAGMPGPAGPIGPKGDNGSVGEPGPKGDTGPRGPPGMPGPAGIEGPSGKQGSMGPPGTPGPKGETGPKGGVGAPGMQGFPGPAGLKGERGAPGETGAPGRAGVAGPAGAIGPQGPSGARGPPGLKGDRGDPGERGAKGESGLAELNALKKWVTILDGHLRRFQNAFSQYKKAVLFPDGQAVGEKIFKTAGAVKSYSDAEQLCREAKGQLASPRSSAENEAMTQMVRAQKKNAYLSMNDISTEGRFTYPTGEILVYSNWATGEPNNSNEGQPENCVEIHPEGKWNDVPCSKQLLVICEF, encoded by the exons AtgcttctcctccctctctccgtGCTGCTCCTGCTCACACAGCCCTGGAGATCCCTGGGAGCAGAAATGAAGATCTATTCCCAGAAAACACTGGCCAATGCCTGTACCCTGGTTATGTGTAGCCCCCTGGAGAGTAGCTTGCCTGGTCGTGATGGACAAGATGGGAGAGAAGGCCCCCGGGGGGAGAAGGGAGATCCAG GTTCACCAGGACCTGCAGGACGAGCAGGAATGCCTGGACCAGCTGGCCCTATTGGGCCGAAAGGAGACAATGGCTCCGTTGGAGAACCTGGACCAAAGGGAGACACTGGGCCACGTG GGCCTCCAGGTATGCCTGGACCAGCTGGAATAGAGGGCCCCTCAGGGAAGCAGGGGAGCATGGGACCTCCAGGCACACCAGGCCCCAAAGGAGAGACTGGGCCCAAAG GAGGAGTGGGTGCCCCAggcatgcagggcttcccaggccccGCCGGTCTCAAAGGAGAGAGAGGTGCCCCCGGGGAGACTGGAGCCCCTGGACGTGCTGGGGTGGCAG GGCCTGCTGGAGCCATAGGTCCACAGGGCCCTTCAGGTGCCAGGGGCCCCCCAGGACTGAAGGGAGACAGAGGTGATCCTGGAGAAAGAGGAGCAAAGGGGGAGAGTGGGCTTGCAG AGCTCAATGCTCTCAAGAAGTGGGTGACAATCTTAGATGGACATCTGCGACGCTTCCAAAATGCCTTCAGTCAGTATAAGAAAG CGGTGCTCTTCCCTGATGGCCAGGCTGTCGGGGAGAAGATCTTCAAGACGGCAGGTGCTGTAAAGTCATATTCGGATGCAGAGCAGCTCTGCAGAGAGGCTAAGGGACAGCTGGCCTCCCCACGCTCTTCAGCCGAGAATGAGGCCATGACACAGATGGtcagagcccagaaaaagaatgCTTACCTGAGCATGAATGACATCTCCACAGAGGGGAGGTTCACTTACCCCACTGGGGAAATACTGGTTTATTCCAACTGGGCCACTGGGGAGCCCAACAACAGCAATGAAGGACAACCAGAGAACTGTGTGGAAATCCATCCTGAGGGCAAGTGGAATGACGTACCCTGCAGTAAGCAACTCCTCGTGATCTGCGAGTTTTGA